In the Streptomyces sp. 3214.6 genome, AGCTGATTTGGTCTGCAGGTGGTGTGAGCGGGTGATATCTCCGGAAGACTGCCCAATGGACCCGGAGCCGTGCTCATCACCCTTCTTGTCCCCGACCGGCTGCCCCGCGAGCCGACCGAGGGCTTGATCAAACCGCGGCTGTCCTGGCCCTAGTCCGAGGCCGTAGCTGTCCAGGCCGCGGTGACGCACCCTTCCTCCCAGTGCCACCATTCCTTGACTTCGCCGTGTTCCAGCAACCTGCGGATCCGCGGAAGGTCCGCCGTCGGCGGGATGTCCAGCGCGACCATCCGGATCTGCTCAATGCCCTCGCCTGTCGTGCCAAGCCGATGGAAGGTCTCCAGCACGGTCTGCCTAGCTGCTGCCGAACCTCCGTCCTTCAGCACGATCAACCGGATGGTGCAGTTGTCCGAGGCGCGAACGGTCTCCCCGGCCCACCACAAGCCCTCGTCGTCGACCTCGACTTTGACAATGTCGTCGCTCGCGACCCCGCGGACGAACCACGGGGTGTTGTCCAAGCGCACGGTCCCATCGCCCAGGTCCACGGCCCACAGGCTCTCGACTGACGCCGGAGGCCAGCCGTCCTCGTCCACCTCCATTCGGAAGTGAACCTTCACGTGGGCATCGCTGATGTTGCTCATCGCGCCATCATCTATGGCGGTCGACATGAGCGGAAGCGTCGAGATCACGAGTGCCGATCTGGTCGAACGACGGGACTCCGAGGAATGCCTTCGATGACCTTCGGTCCTGCCTGGCGTCGAGCTGCGCGAGCTTCTCCTCTGCTCCGCTGAGGCTGACTTGGAGTCCCTCGACTTCGCCCAGCCAAGTCGAAGCCGGGGTCGGCCAGTTCGAGGCCGAGCAAGTACTTCCAGTCGATTCTCGCTCGTACTGCGTGGGCGACCTGGCGGTCCGTCAGGTTCTCCGCGAACTGCAGCACACTGACCAACGCCAGCTGCCCCGGGGCAACACCAGGACGACCACGCACGCCGAAGGCGGACCTGAAGATCTCGTCGTCGAACAGCGGACCAAGCGCGTCCCGCACCCGCATCGCCAGACAGCCCTTTGGGAACGCAGCCCATGCCACCAGCCGCGTCCCCTCAGGAACCTCCCGACCGGCGCCCGCCCGCATCGACACCCGACCCTCCGCCCCAAGATCGAATCACAGGCTTGCTGCCCAAGCCCCATCTCAGGGTCCACCCCTCGACCACCCGCCAAGACGGAGATCAAAAGCGTTCACCCAATTGGGCAACGGGGTCTCTCGATGAAGGTGAAGATGTCGGCCCGTGCGCTGGCCCGGACGTTCCAGATACGGGTTCCGATCTCTTCCTTCAGGACGGCGAAGAAACTCTCGGCGGCGGCGTTGTCGTAGCAGATCCCGGTGCGTCCCATGCTCTGCCGTAGTCCCAACTCGCCCAGTCGGTACCGGAATTGGGCCGAGGTGCACTCCGATCCGCGGTCGGTGTGGATGATGCAGCCGTCGTCCAGGTGGCCCAGGCCCGCCGCCATGTCGAGGGCGTCGACGACCAGGTCGGCGCGGTGGTGGTCGGCCATCGAGTAGCCGATCACCTCGCGGGTGGCCAGATCGAGCCAGGTCGGCAGGTAGAGCCAGCCCTCGGCGGTGGGGACGTAGGTGATGTCGCCGACCACGCGCAGGCCGGAGCCGGGGCGGTGAAGTCACGTCCGATCAGGTCCGGGGCCGGGGCGGCCTTGCGGTCGGCACGGGTGAAGCTGCGACGCCCGGTGCGGCGACTGTGCCCGGCGATGCCATGTTCACGCATGAGCCGTTCGACGCGCTTGCGGTTCACCAGGCGGCCCCGGCGGCGCAGTTCGGCGGTGACGCGCGGAACGCCGTACGTTTTCTTCGACGCGACGTGGATGACGGTGATCTCGTGGACCAGGGCGAGGTTCTCGCGCTCGCGCACCTCGTGGGCCTGTTCGCCGGCCTCTCAGGCGTAGTACGAGGAGCGGGCCACGCCGAGGACGGCACAGAGCAGGACGGCGGTGAAGTGGGCCTTCTCCGTACGGATGAACCGGTATATCTCACTCACCGGTCGCTCTCCTTCGCGAAGAAGGCCGTCGCTTTTTTCAGGATCTCGATCGTCTTGGCCTGGTCGGCTGCGAGCTTGCGCAGCCGCTTGAGTTCCTCCCGCTCGGCCGCGTCCAGCCCGTTACCGGCGGCCACCGGCGCCCCCGCGGCGGCTTGCCCGACACCATTCGCCTTCTTCACCCAGCCCCGCAGGCTCTCCGAGCTGACGCCGAGTTCCCGGGCGACCTCGGTCACCGTCCGGCCCGAGGATGCCACGAGCGCGATGGCGTCCCGCTTGAACTCCTCCGAGTACCGCTTCGTGTACTTGCTTCCCACCTGGCACTGCTTCCTCTGGGCTCACACGTCCCAGTCTCCAGGTGTCCATGATCAAGCGGAAGCTTCACCTCCCAAGCTCACCCTTGAACAAGCGGATCTCGCACGTCACATGCACGCTGCGAGCCACCCTGCCCCCAGCATCGCCGCCATGCTCGAGGTCGCGACATCGACCATCTACCGCCTCGTACGGCAGCTCCCGGACGCCGTCGAGGACTGACGGCCAGCACACCACCCCTTTCGAGGAGGGGCTCAAGCGGATGGTGTGACCAGGGACCACACACCGAACCACTGTTCGGCACCCCACTCCTCGAACCGTTGCACCTCGGTGAACCCCAGTTTCGCCGCGAGGCGCATCGAGCGGTCGTTGGCGGTCTGAGTGCAGAGCACCACCGGCTCGCCGGGAAGCGCATCGGCGAACCAGCCGAGCGCCGCCGCGCACGCCTCAGCGGCGTACCCGCATCCCCACGCCTCCGGCAGGAACATGTAGCCGAGCTCGGCCTCCCCGGCATCCGGGCGGACGTGCCCTGGACGCTCCGCGTCGCGCCGATCGAGCGTAGTCGTACCGATCATCACTCCGTCGAGATCGATCACGAAAAGGCCAGGACGCCGCCCGGGCACCTCAGGTACCGCGCGTTCGAGCTCGTCACGGGGTCGAGGGCCACCGAGGTAGGTGCGCACCTCCGGCGAGGCGAACAACTCGATGAACGCCGCACGGTCCCGGGCCTCGGACTCGCGGAGCACGAGCCGCTCGGTCTTGATCGGGGCCGGCGGCCAGGCGACGGACCCTAATTCAGTCATGGCGGGCAACCTATCGCGCGCCCGCAAACGCGCTTTCACAACTCACGGACAAAGCCACGGCTCCTCGGCGTCAGATACCGCTGAAGATTCGGCGACGTGAAGCTCAGAAGGTCACACAGGTGACGAACCAAGCTCCCGCAGATAATAGGGCGTTATCTGCGGGGCGACTTCAAAGGGGTCCGGCCCCCGACACTCCGTCAGCTGCCCACCAGGGCCGACAGATCCTTAGCGCCGGTTTTCGTTCCGATGTTCCTCAACCCCCAGATACGGCTGGAAGGGATAGCGGGGTGTTGAGAGACTCCAGAGACTCGTGGTGGACTCTGTCGTGAGCGTATCCAGGTAGGTCCTGAGCAAGGGTGACGCGGTCTGCCGCTGGGGCTCACCAGTACCAGCGCACAGCAACTCCATGATCAGCAGAGCCCGCCCGCCGTGTCGCCAACCCGCCGAGTCCATGACCTTACTGGCAGAGGCTCTTACCAAGCGATCCGGATGTATCCGTTACCGCCCTTTCCTCCGTCGCCGCCATGTTCTCCATCCCCGCCCTTCGTCCCCGGACCGGGCTCGCTGCCGGAGAGACCGGAGCGACTTCCACCGCGGCCTCCCCATCCGCCCTTTCCTCCTGCGCCGCCCTCGCCACCGACGCCAATACTCTGTGGGGGCCGGACCGATCCGCTGACCTGCTTCGCTCCAGCACCACCGGCACCACCAACGCCCGCCGCTCCACCCTCGCCTCCAGTGGAGCTGGTGGCTACTGGGTACCCGCGCGAGCCGCGCTCCCCGGCCGTCCCGGTCTGCCCGGCACTCCCGTCCTGTCCCAACTTTCGTTCCTTCAATTGGGATTGGCGCTCAGGGGCACATCCCGTCAACGCGCCACCACCAGATCCGCCGGAACCGGGATCGCCCACACGGCCGCCAGCTCCACCATCGCCACCATCAGCGCCACCACCGGAACCCCCAGTACCTCCAACACCGTTTCCGCCCCAGCCCCCACCATCCGCGGCCGCTAGGAAACCGCCGAAATCAGAACTTCCGCCGGGTTGTCCGAGTGTCCCGCGGACTCCGTCACGACCAGAAGCGCCTCCCCTCGCAGAAGTATGAATAATCGAGCCGGACGCCCCCGCTCCCCCGGATCCGCCCACTCCTCCATCGCGCGATCCAGGTCCCATCGAACCGCCCTCACCGACGAACACCCGGTAAGTCTGACCAGGATTGACAGTGACACGGCAATGAACATAAGCACCGGAGCCCCCGCCGCCACCACCAATACCGCCAGCCCCTCCTCCTCCGCCACCACCGGGGCCACCAACTTGGTAGCCGGCTCCCCCTCCTCCGCCGCCTCCCGATCCGGCACCACCGCCGCTGCCGCCTCCACCCGCACCCCAGAGGTAGACGTCGACCTCACTGACTCCAGACGGCACCGTGAAGGTGTGGTCGCCCGGAACGTCATACACCGTCTCGCCTGCGGCATGCGCAGGCACCCCAGCCGCCAGACTCACCCCCATCAGGGTTGCCAGCACCGTAGCGGCCACAGCCGCCCGGGACAGAGGACCAGGAACGCCCAATTCCATTACTTATACCCCTCTTCGGAATAGCGGACAGCCCAACGGATCCTGTCCAGTGATCGCCCTCCCAATCAGGACGTCACACTGATTCACCGGTGCGGGTGATAAGACGCGCACTCGGGGCCCTAAAGTTTCGCCGCTACGCTACGCGGCGGTAGCTTGGCTGGTCGGGGTGCTGGGGGGAATAGGGCGGTTGTGGCCTGGGCTGCGGTGATGCCGGTTGGCTCGGCGAGCGGAATACCACCCTCGCCTCCTGCGGCCAGATCGACGTCGACGCCTGGTGGGCCGAGAACAGCGAGCACGGCCGCAACTGTTCGAGGGCCTTCCTCAACTGGGCCATGCAGAGCCGCCATTGCCGATGCTCGCTCTCCATACCCGCGATGAAGGCCACCCGACGAGCCGCGCTGAGCGAAGACGAACGCCTGGACGCCCTCGGCCGGCTGCTGACCGATTAGGACACACCGAAAACCTCCGCGTCGTCGGCGTCGTCGTGTTCCTCTACGCACAAACCCTCACCCGGATCCGGATCGTCCGGCTCACCGTCGACGACGTGGTGCGCGACGGACAAGCGGTGCCTCTGCGGCTCGGGGAACCGGCCTCCCCCATCCCCGAGCCGGCCGCTTCCCTGCTGGAGGGCAGTTCGTCAGCCCGAGCCCCGGTGGACACCCAGGCCGCGAGCAGGGCGCGGTCCCGGTTGTACTTCAACGCGGCGAACAGCGCGTTGAACAACTCGTCCGGGATGCGGCGCGGGAGCTTCTTGGGCACCCGCGGCCGGTAGCGGCCCTGCCGTTGGTGCCGGAACGGCTCCAACGGGTTGTGGTGGATGTTGGCCCGGCCCCGGCGGAAGCGGTCCAGCGGGAACGGATTGATGATCGGCCCGGAGCCCTCGTCAAGGTGGAAGTCATAGAAGGACCGCAGCACAGTCTCGCTGTGCACACGCGTGCTGGGCGCGTACTTCCGGCCCGGCGTCGGCTTGCCCGTCACCGGATTCGGCGTTCCCGGCTCGGCCCGCTGCGCTCCCGCCGACCTGGTCGCGGGGACGGTCATGCCCCGGCGCTGATACCGCCAGTGGACACGGACCGGCTTGTCCGCCGGCTGGAGCCAGCGGGCGAAGTCCCGTGCCTCTGCGCGGGTCGCCCGGTCCCAGGCGACGTCGACCGCCCACAGGAACCTTCTCTGCATCAAGTCAAGCGAGGCGATCGCGGAGGTAATCTTCCTCGGACGGCTGCGCTGCGTGAAACTCCGCGAGGGAGAATGTTCGGCATGACGACTTGACGAGCACCGGCCGGGCGAGAGTGATGGCGAGAGGTAGGGAACTGAAGCACGGTCCCGGACGGTGATCGACGGGTCTGTGCCACTTGCAGAACACCCGTCTGCTCGTATCAGTATCGCGTCCATCCGCCCGAGTCCTCCAACTTCGAGCGCTGCATCGGGCTCGCCTGGTGTCCCAGTTGCATGGTCTACTCCGGCAACATGGTCTACGTTCCGCGGCAGCAAGTCCTGGTCGACCTCCTCGCCTCTCTTCCTCCTCAGCAGCGCGAGCGGCTTCTACGTTCGGAAACGCGAGTGATCGAGTTCCTGGACCGCCAGGCCCGAGGCGGCAGAGGTAAGGGACGACGGCTGGCCGCGATCAGGAGGAGGCGCTTATGCGTGCTCCTTGCCGCAGCACAGTGAGCTGTCTCCGTCCTGAAGTTGCAGTCAGGCTGTGCGCAGTCAGGCGGCGGCATTCACTAGCCTCGATATTTCGTGACGGGTCATCAGCTCTGCTGGAGACCCGTTCCCCCTTGTCATGGGAGGTGCGGGCAGGCGGGTGGCCCGGCTGTCGCGACGGGTGGGCGCCGGCTTCCACGGTTCCGGAGGACTTCGAATGCTCATCGGGACGGTGATCGCTGCTGGTTAGCCGGGGTTCGGGAGCGCGTCGAGGCGTTCGATCGCGGCGGTGATGACATCGGTCCAGGGCCAGTGCTGCGCGAAGCGCAGGTAACGGCGGCGGCCGGTGGTGATCAGGTGAGCAGCGGCGGAGAAGAGCCGCAGCCGTATCCGGCGGGGCTCCCAGAGGCGGGCTTTGCCGGTCAGGGCGAGCAGGGGCAGCCAGGCCAGCAGCTCAAGGGCGAGCTGGACTATCTCCAGCCAGATCCGGTTCTGCGCGGTGTCATGCAGGGGCAGGTTGGTCAGGCCGGTGGTGCGGGCGGCGCGGATGCGGTCCTCGGCCCGCGCCCGCAGGCGGTGGCGCAGCTCCAGCTTCGCGATCGGGGCGTCGGCTGTGTTGGTGGCGAAGCAGGTCAGCCGATGGCCCTCGGCGTCGGTGAAGCGCAACTGGGCGCTGGGGTGCGGACGTTCCTTGCGAACGATCAGCCGCATCCCCTTCGGCCAGCCGTGAAGCACGTCGCCGGCCAGCTCGGCGACCCAGGCGCCGTCGCGGATCTGGCCGTCGGACTCGATCGCCGGGGTCCAGGCGGAGGCCGGCGCCTTGAGCACGGTGGCGTGGATGGCGTCGGTGATGGTCATGCCGACCGAGTACGACAGCCATCGGCCACGCTGGGCGAGCCAGGCCAGGAACTCGTGCGTACCGCCGCCGGAATCGCAGCGGATGAGAGTCTGCCGCCCGCGTCGATACCGCTTG is a window encoding:
- a CDS encoding DUF4265 domain-containing protein, which gives rise to MSNISDAHVKVHFRMEVDEDGWPPASVESLWAVDLGDGTVRLDNTPWFVRGVASDDIVKVEVDDEGLWWAGETVRASDNCTIRLIVLKDGGSAAARQTVLETFHRLGTTGEGIEQIRMVALDIPPTADLPRIRRLLEHGEVKEWWHWEEGCVTAAWTATASD
- a CDS encoding DDE-type integrase/transposase/recombinase; its protein translation is MVGDITYVPTAEGWLYLPTWLDLATREVIGYSMADHHRADLVVDALDMAAGLGHLDDGCIIHTDRGSECTSAQFRYRLGELGLRQSMGRTGICYDNAAAESFFAVLKEEIGTRIWNVRASARADIFTFIERPRCPIG
- a CDS encoding IS3 family transposase, producing MRERENLALVHEITVIHVASKKTYGVPRVTAELRRRGRLVNRKRVERLMREHGIAGHSRRTGRRSFTRADRKAAPAPDLIGRDFTAPAPACAWSATSPTSPPPRAGSTCRPGSIWPPAR
- a CDS encoding transposase is translated as MGSKYTKRYSEEFKRDAIALVASSGRTVTEVARELGVSSESLRGWVKKANGVGQAAAGAPVAAGNGLDAAEREELKRLRKLAADQAKTIEILKKATAFFAKESDR
- a CDS encoding GNAT family N-acetyltransferase, translated to MTELGSVAWPPAPIKTERLVLRESEARDRAAFIELFASPEVRTYLGGPRPRDELERAVPEVPGRRPGLFVIDLDGVMIGTTTLDRRDAERPGHVRPDAGEAELGYMFLPEAWGCGYAAEACAAALGWFADALPGEPVVLCTQTANDRSMRLAAKLGFTEVQRFEEWGAEQWFGVWSLVTPSA
- a CDS encoding IS1380 family transposase, whose product is MKQRIGSYPRVRVEGGGRGVVGQAGAVLLVETASKTGLYRAISSALETWRKPRAVHDPGKILLDVALATALGGDCLADVGMLRAEPGVFGPVASDPTVSRLVDVLAAAGQRSLSAIRAARAEVRERVWQLAGKAAPDAGGQVVVDIDGVLVIAHSDKQDAAATWKRTYGHHPLMAFVDHGPGGSGEPVAALLRPGNAGSNTAADHIEATRMALAQLPKRYRRGRQTLIRCDSGGGTHEFLAWLAQRGRWLSYSVGMTITDAIHATVLKAPASAWTPAIESDGQIRDGAWVAELAGDVLHGWPKGMRLIVRKERPHPSAQLRFTDAEGHRLTCFATNTADAPIAKLELRHRLRARAEDRIRAARTTGLTNLPLHDTAQNRIWLEIVQLALELLAWLPLLALTGKARLWEPRRIRLRLFSAAAHLITTGRRRYLRFAQHWPWTDVITAAIERLDALPNPG